One region of Streptomyces sp. CG4 genomic DNA includes:
- a CDS encoding glycoside hydrolase: MIRRRTLLAAAGGGLLGTTLATGTAQADATIAINPSTTYGTWEGWGTSLAWWANVFGARDDFADIFFTTRTTTYNGTALPGLGLNMARYNLGGCSWNSVGGESMTASPNIPSFKQIEGYWQDWTNEDPTSSSWKWTADATQRAMLQKAAQRGATTELFANSPMWWMCLNHNPSGASDGGNNLQSWNYRRHASHLAAVALYAEQNWGVTFSTVEAFNEPSSSWWTATGTQEGCHMDATVQAAVLPYLRSELDQRGLTATKISASDETSYDLARTTWNSFSSATKSYVDRVNVHGYQGSGGRRDLLYTDVVTTAGKGLWNSETGDSDATGLTLAGNLLYDFRWLHPTAWVYWQVMDPSAGWATIAYDASTLQPGAIQTKYYVLSQFTRHIRPGMTILDTGVSYAAAALDRQAKRLVIVAANTSSSATTLTFDLSRFSSVTGDSAGLVPRWNTVTTGGADLYTPHTDTYLSGKKVSASFAPKSIQTLQVDGVTE, encoded by the coding sequence ATGATCCGACGCAGAACACTGTTGGCCGCAGCGGGCGGCGGCCTCCTGGGCACCACCCTGGCCACGGGCACGGCACAGGCGGACGCGACGATTGCGATCAACCCGTCCACCACGTACGGCACTTGGGAGGGCTGGGGCACCTCGCTGGCCTGGTGGGCGAACGTCTTCGGCGCGCGGGACGACTTCGCGGACATCTTCTTCACGACAAGGACGACGACGTACAACGGCACGGCACTCCCCGGCCTGGGCCTGAACATGGCCCGCTACAACCTGGGCGGATGCAGCTGGAACAGCGTGGGCGGCGAGTCGATGACCGCCTCCCCGAACATCCCGTCCTTCAAGCAGATCGAGGGCTACTGGCAGGACTGGACGAACGAGGACCCGACCTCCTCGTCGTGGAAGTGGACGGCGGACGCGACGCAGCGCGCGATGCTGCAGAAGGCGGCCCAACGGGGCGCGACCACCGAGCTGTTCGCCAACTCCCCGATGTGGTGGATGTGCCTGAACCACAACCCGTCGGGCGCGTCGGACGGCGGCAACAACCTCCAGTCCTGGAACTACCGCCGGCACGCCTCCCATCTGGCGGCGGTGGCCCTGTACGCGGAGCAGAACTGGGGAGTGACGTTCTCGACGGTGGAGGCCTTCAACGAGCCGTCGTCCTCCTGGTGGACGGCGACGGGCACCCAGGAGGGCTGCCACATGGACGCGACGGTCCAGGCGGCCGTACTCCCGTACCTGAGAAGCGAGTTGGACCAACGAGGCCTGACGGCGACGAAGATCTCCGCATCCGACGAAACCAGCTACGACCTGGCCCGCACGACCTGGAACTCCTTCTCCTCGGCGACAAAGTCCTACGTGGACCGGGTCAACGTCCACGGCTACCAGGGCTCGGGCGGCCGCCGCGACCTCCTCTACACGGACGTGGTGACGACGGCGGGCAAGGGGCTGTGGAACTCGGAAACAGGAGACAGCGACGCGACGGGCCTGACCCTGGCCGGCAACCTCCTCTACGACTTCCGCTGGCTGCACCCCACGGCCTGGGTGTACTGGCAGGTGATGGACCCGAGCGCGGGCTGGGCGACGATCGCGTACGACGCCTCGACGCTCCAGCCGGGCGCAATACAGACGAAGTACTACGTATTGTCCCAATTCACCCGCCACATCCGCCCGGGAATGACCATCCTGGACACGGGGGTGAGCTACGCGGCGGCGGCGCTGGACCGACAGGCGAAACGCCTGGTGATCGTGGCGGCCAACACCTCGTCGTCGGCCACGACCCTGACCTTCGACCTGTCCCGCTTCTCGTCGGTGACCGGCGACTCGGCCGGCCTCGTCCCCCGCTGGAACACGGTGACGACGGGCGGAGCGGACCTCTACACACCGCACACGGACACCTACCTGTCGGGCAAGAAGGTGTCGGCGTCGTTCGCACCGAAGTCGATCCAGACGCTGCAGGTGGACGGAGTGACGGAGTGA
- a CDS encoding class E sortase, whose product MRVRSGVRVVRHGDRRRRVRRRRVLWGGGEVLVTVGVLLMLLVVHQLWWTNREARRGAERKVEALEREWGNPEAGAGSGPAVAPSASATAPAAGPGRSASRAPQSSYVPASLPRRSQAYAVLDIPRLGLRVPVAEGVSKADVLNMGYVGHYRGTQQPGQAGNFALAGHRNTHGEPFRYLPRLRRGDDIEVETRTATYVYGVDQILPQTSATDSGVVRPVPRSLVRPSYGYDQPGYYITLTTCTPEFTSRYRMVVWGKLISMRPR is encoded by the coding sequence ATGCGGGTTCGGTCCGGCGTGCGGGTCGTACGGCACGGCGACCGGCGTCGGCGTGTCCGGCGTCGGAGGGTGCTGTGGGGCGGCGGCGAGGTGCTCGTCACGGTCGGGGTGCTGCTCATGCTGCTGGTCGTGCACCAGCTGTGGTGGACCAACCGGGAGGCCCGGCGCGGCGCTGAGCGGAAGGTGGAGGCCCTGGAGCGGGAGTGGGGCAACCCGGAGGCGGGTGCCGGCAGTGGTCCGGCGGTCGCGCCCTCCGCCTCGGCCACGGCTCCCGCGGCCGGCCCCGGCAGGTCCGCCTCCCGCGCGCCGCAGTCGTCGTACGTCCCCGCCTCCCTGCCCCGGCGCTCGCAGGCGTACGCGGTCCTCGACATCCCGCGGCTCGGGCTGCGCGTCCCCGTCGCCGAGGGCGTGAGCAAGGCCGACGTCCTCAACATGGGGTACGTCGGCCACTACCGGGGCACCCAACAGCCGGGCCAGGCGGGCAACTTCGCGCTCGCCGGGCACCGGAACACGCACGGTGAGCCGTTCCGGTACCTGCCCCGGCTGCGGCGCGGGGACGACATCGAGGTGGAGACGCGGACGGCGACGTACGTCTACGGCGTCGACCAGATCCTGCCGCAGACCTCGGCGACGGACTCGGGGGTCGTCCGGCCCGTCCCGCGCTCCCTCGTCCGGCCGTCCTACGGGTACGACCAGCCGGGCTACTACATCACCCTGACCACCTGCACCCCCGAGTTCACCTCGCGCTACCGGATGGTGGTGTGGGGGAAGCTCATCTCCATGCGGCCCAGGTGA
- a CDS encoding MFS transporter, protein MTGLDSATTPAGAAVRGATARDARARPRATLALTSAATAVTLMTYTAPMVTLPDTAAALHTPLSGQAWLLNGTPLGLAALLLVAGSLADDYGRRRIFLGGTLALGLTTALGALTTSTWQFTLARIAQGAASAAILASSLGLLVAAFPAPRGRLHATGVWGAFVSGGIAVGPLIAGALPTWRVAYGVLGAAALVVAALGTRALTESRAPRGGRPDVLGALTFGLALVALVAALTLGRDGWLRAPVGLLFAAAVVLMALFVAVERRTGTPMIDLGLLRHTPFLASATGGLFTGLAVIAPFSFLPALIQQTLRLSPVDTAWLLLLWSGLSFTVALQVKHLAGRIAPRTQLAVGFALHAVGVLTMLGAIGSGSWTRLLPGLIVGGVGSGLLNGALPLLAVDSVPRERAAMGSGAQQTFRYIGSSAGVALTIALATSSGNLAHGANIALLVSAGLAAVGAVSVVVLRER, encoded by the coding sequence ATGACCGGGCTCGACTCCGCCACCACCCCCGCCGGCGCGGCCGTCCGCGGCGCCACCGCCCGGGACGCCCGCGCCCGCCCCCGGGCCACCCTCGCCCTGACCAGCGCGGCCACCGCCGTGACCCTGATGACGTACACCGCCCCGATGGTCACGCTCCCGGACACCGCGGCCGCACTGCACACCCCGCTCTCCGGCCAGGCCTGGCTGCTGAACGGCACCCCGCTCGGCCTCGCCGCCCTGCTGCTGGTGGCCGGCAGCCTCGCCGACGACTACGGCCGCCGCCGGATCTTCCTCGGCGGCACCCTGGCCCTCGGCCTCACCACCGCGCTCGGCGCCCTCACGACCTCGACCTGGCAGTTCACCCTCGCCCGCATCGCCCAGGGAGCGGCGAGCGCGGCCATCCTGGCCAGCAGTCTCGGCCTCCTGGTGGCGGCCTTCCCCGCACCGCGCGGCCGTCTCCACGCGACCGGCGTGTGGGGCGCCTTCGTCAGCGGCGGCATCGCGGTCGGCCCGCTGATCGCGGGCGCGCTGCCGACCTGGCGGGTGGCGTACGGCGTCCTGGGCGCCGCCGCCCTCGTGGTCGCCGCGCTCGGCACCCGTGCGCTCACCGAGTCCCGCGCCCCGCGCGGCGGCCGCCCGGACGTCCTCGGCGCCCTGACCTTCGGCCTGGCCCTGGTGGCCCTGGTCGCAGCCCTGACCCTGGGCCGCGACGGCTGGCTGCGCGCACCGGTCGGGCTCCTCTTCGCGGCCGCCGTCGTCCTGATGGCGCTGTTCGTCGCCGTGGAGCGCCGGACCGGCACTCCGATGATCGACCTCGGCCTGCTGCGCCACACCCCCTTCCTGGCCTCGGCCACCGGCGGACTGTTCACCGGCCTCGCCGTGATCGCCCCCTTCAGCTTCCTGCCCGCCCTGATCCAACAGACGCTCCGGCTGTCCCCCGTCGACACCGCCTGGCTGCTCCTGCTCTGGTCCGGGCTGAGCTTCACCGTCGCGCTCCAGGTCAAGCACCTGGCCGGCCGGATCGCCCCGCGCACCCAGCTCGCCGTCGGCTTCGCCCTGCACGCCGTCGGCGTCCTGACCATGCTCGGCGCCATCGGCTCCGGCTCCTGGACCCGGCTGCTGCCCGGCCTGATCGTCGGCGGAGTGGGCAGCGGTCTGCTCAACGGCGCGCTGCCCCTGCTCGCCGTGGACTCGGTCCCGCGCGAACGCGCCGCGATGGGCTCCGGCGCCCAGCAGACCTTCCGCTACATCGGATCCAGCGCCGGCGTCGCCCTGACCATCGCCCTCGCGACCTCGTCCGGAAATCTGGCCCACGGCGCGAACATCGCCCTGCTGGTGTCGGCGGGGCTGGCGGCGGTGGGGGCGGTGAGTGTGGTGGTGCTGCGGGAGCGGTGA
- a CDS encoding helix-turn-helix domain-containing protein → MDGMALGKDYVTQECSIARALEIVGERWTLLVVRDALYGVRRYNDFLVHLGIPRAVLAARLQTLTAEGILEKRRYQHAPPRDEYVLTERGIALWPTLRSLGLWGREHFSETQLRYFRHVDCGTELGPYGECPACRTVVPVEDVVMEPGADLDQDPADPVSRALLKPKRLLEPLETEPA, encoded by the coding sequence GTGGACGGCATGGCACTGGGCAAGGACTACGTGACACAGGAGTGCTCGATCGCCCGCGCGCTCGAGATCGTCGGCGAGCGCTGGACGCTGCTCGTCGTCCGGGACGCGCTGTACGGCGTGCGGCGCTACAACGACTTCCTGGTCCACCTCGGCATCCCGCGCGCCGTCCTGGCCGCCCGGCTGCAGACCCTGACCGCCGAGGGCATCCTCGAAAAGCGCCGCTACCAGCACGCGCCGCCGCGCGACGAGTACGTCCTCACCGAGCGCGGCATCGCCCTGTGGCCCACCCTGCGCTCCCTCGGCCTGTGGGGGCGCGAGCACTTCTCCGAGACGCAGCTGCGGTACTTCCGGCACGTGGACTGCGGCACGGAACTCGGCCCGTACGGCGAATGCCCCGCGTGCCGGACCGTCGTACCGGTCGAGGACGTCGTCATGGAACCCGGTGCCGACCTCGACCAGGACCCGGCGGACCCGGTCAGCCGGGCCCTGCTCAAGCCGAAGCGGCTGCTGGAGCCCCTGGAGACGGAACCCGCCTGA
- a CDS encoding serine hydrolase domain-containing protein gives MPRTPTCVLSDSSPAHVGDGHTLDRFVEIGSFTKVLTGTALMRMAAAGLLDVDDPVERWLPAAPGTGITLRHLAAHTSGLPRLPPGTQGRDPYAAFDADALRRLLGRLDGVAVRPPGQQEEYSNLGYAVLGAALVVAAGASYEELLAEHVLRPLDVHEVSARPEAGRRLLAPGFLGRDRRPWTMDGAILPAGGLWATPRAVADLLVRLAMERRLGDPAPSWQTAGPLLWHNGATRHASVFAGAMADGRWVVVHRLGGRSDHTDRMGIDLLRGDGSPAS, from the coding sequence GTGCCGCGCACTCCCACCTGCGTCCTGAGCGACTCCTCTCCGGCACACGTCGGTGACGGTCACACGCTGGACCGGTTCGTCGAGATCGGCTCCTTCACCAAAGTGCTCACCGGTACGGCGCTCATGCGCATGGCGGCCGCGGGCCTGCTCGACGTCGACGACCCCGTCGAGCGCTGGCTCCCCGCCGCACCGGGCACCGGCATCACCCTGCGGCACCTGGCCGCGCACACCTCCGGGCTGCCCCGCCTCCCACCCGGGACACAGGGCCGCGATCCGTACGCCGCGTTCGACGCCGACGCCCTGCGCCGGCTGCTCGGCCGGCTGGACGGGGTCGCGGTCCGGCCGCCGGGGCAGCAGGAGGAGTACTCCAACCTCGGGTACGCCGTGCTGGGCGCGGCGCTGGTCGTCGCGGCCGGCGCCTCGTACGAGGAACTGCTCGCCGAGCATGTGCTGCGGCCGCTGGACGTCCATGAGGTGAGCGCGCGCCCCGAGGCCGGCCGGCGGCTGCTCGCGCCCGGGTTCCTCGGCCGGGACCGCAGGCCCTGGACCATGGACGGGGCGATCCTTCCGGCAGGCGGCCTGTGGGCCACCCCGCGCGCTGTCGCCGATCTGCTGGTCCGGCTGGCGATGGAGCGCCGGCTGGGCGATCCCGCGCCCTCGTGGCAGACGGCCGGCCCGCTGCTGTGGCACAACGGCGCGACCCGCCACGCCTCCGTCTTCGCCGGGGCCATGGCGGACGGCCGGTGGGTGGTCGTCCACCGCCTGGGCGGCCGCTCGGACCACACCGACCGGATGGGGATCGACCTGCTCAGGGGCGACGGCTCACCGGCTTCCTGA
- a CDS encoding DUF6412 domain-containing protein, giving the protein MVRSLARSRALAPLLLLLLPLLLLDTGNLTATVALAATAAAGSALALCSVLAARSAPAVPPTRVRTAIRDRARRTAFLPQRDPDAAGRRRPRAPGLALPATAA; this is encoded by the coding sequence GTGGTCCGCAGTCTCGCGCGGTCGCGTGCGCTCGCCCCGCTGCTCCTTCTGCTGCTGCCGCTCCTGCTGCTCGACACCGGCAACCTGACCGCGACCGTGGCGCTGGCCGCGACCGCCGCCGCCGGTTCCGCGCTCGCCCTCTGCTCCGTCCTCGCCGCCCGCAGCGCGCCCGCCGTCCCGCCCACCCGGGTCCGTACGGCGATCCGCGACCGGGCCCGGCGCACGGCCTTCCTGCCCCAGCGCGATCCCGACGCCGCCGGCCGACGCCGGCCCAGGGCACCCGGACTCGCCCTTCCGGCGACCGCCGCGTAG
- a CDS encoding YidC/Oxa1 family membrane protein insertase → MSVFTVFARLVEQLADLLQPFFHASAAAAAIVLFTALVRLLVHPLSRAAARGQRARTALQPKIAELRKKHGKDPERLQKAVMELHAEEKVSPLSGCLPGLLQLPAFFLLYHLFSSSTIGGETNGLLSHQLLSAPLGGRWADALGAGGPFGATGLVYLGLFVLVAAVAAFNYRRTRRMTADNPVTLGTGDGEQVPGLGAVTKVMPFMSFFTLVTVAVVPLAAALYVVTSTTWSAVERAALYR, encoded by the coding sequence ATGTCCGTCTTCACCGTCTTCGCCCGCCTGGTCGAGCAGCTCGCCGACCTGCTCCAGCCGTTCTTCCACGCCTCCGCGGCCGCCGCCGCGATCGTCCTGTTCACCGCGCTCGTACGACTCCTCGTCCACCCGCTGTCCCGCGCCGCCGCCCGCGGCCAGCGCGCCCGCACCGCACTCCAGCCGAAGATCGCCGAGCTGCGCAAGAAGCACGGCAAGGATCCGGAGCGGCTGCAGAAGGCGGTCATGGAACTGCATGCCGAGGAAAAGGTCTCGCCGCTCTCCGGCTGTCTGCCCGGTCTGCTCCAGCTGCCCGCGTTCTTCCTGCTCTACCACCTCTTCTCCAGCTCCACGATCGGCGGTGAGACCAACGGCCTGCTCTCCCACCAGCTGCTCTCGGCGCCGCTCGGCGGGCGCTGGGCCGACGCACTCGGCGCCGGCGGGCCGTTCGGCGCCACCGGGCTGGTCTACCTCGGGCTGTTCGTCCTCGTCGCGGCCGTCGCCGCCTTCAACTACCGGCGCACCCGGCGGATGACGGCGGACAACCCGGTCACCCTGGGCACCGGGGACGGCGAGCAGGTGCCGGGGCTCGGCGCGGTCACCAAGGTCATGCCGTTCATGTCCTTCTTCACGCTCGTCACCGTGGCGGTCGTACCGCTCGCCGCCGCGCTGTACGTCGTCACCAGCACCACATGGAGCGCGGTGGAAAGGGCGGCCCTCTACCGCTGA
- a CDS encoding fumarylacetoacetate hydrolase family protein: MKLLRVGTAGAERPALLDAGGTLRDLSGIVHDIDGALLADEVALARVRAAAESGELPALDPTGLRIGPPLGRIGKIVCIGLNYHDHARETGAQPPAEPVVFFKAPDTVVGPNDTVLVPRASVKTDWEVELAVVIGRTARYLESAEEALAHVAGYAVAHDVSEREFQIERGGTWDKGKNCETFNPLGPWLVTADEIPDPQRLSLKLWVNGELKQDGSTAEQIFPVAEVVRYVSQFMTLHPGDVINTGTPAGVAMGQPEPKPYLRAGDVVELEIAGLGRQRQELKDA, encoded by the coding sequence ATGAAGCTGCTGCGAGTCGGCACGGCGGGGGCGGAGCGGCCCGCGCTGCTGGACGCCGGGGGAACGCTCAGGGACCTGTCCGGGATCGTGCACGACATCGACGGCGCCCTCCTCGCCGACGAGGTCGCGCTCGCCCGGGTACGGGCGGCCGCCGAGAGCGGCGAGCTGCCCGCGCTGGACCCGACGGGGCTGCGGATCGGGCCGCCGCTCGGCCGTATCGGCAAGATCGTGTGCATCGGGCTCAACTACCACGACCACGCCCGCGAGACGGGCGCCCAGCCGCCCGCCGAACCGGTCGTCTTCTTCAAGGCGCCGGACACGGTCGTCGGGCCGAACGACACCGTGCTCGTCCCCCGCGCGTCGGTGAAGACCGACTGGGAGGTGGAGCTGGCCGTCGTCATCGGGCGTACGGCCCGCTATCTGGAGTCGGCCGAGGAGGCGCTCGCGCATGTCGCGGGGTACGCCGTGGCCCATGACGTGTCCGAGCGGGAGTTCCAGATCGAGCGGGGCGGAACCTGGGACAAGGGCAAGAACTGCGAGACGTTCAACCCGCTCGGGCCGTGGCTGGTGACGGCGGACGAGATCCCGGATCCGCAGCGGCTGTCGCTGAAGCTGTGGGTCAACGGCGAGCTGAAGCAGGACGGTTCGACGGCCGAGCAGATCTTTCCCGTCGCGGAAGTCGTGCGGTACGTCAGCCAGTTCATGACGCTCCATCCCGGGGACGTCATCAATACGGGGACGCCGGCGGGGGTGGCGATGGGGCAGCCCGAGCCGAAGCCGTATCTGCGGGCCGGGGATGTTGTCGAGCTGGAGATCGCTGGGCTCGGTCGGCAGCGACAGGAGTTGAAGGACGCGTAG
- a CDS encoding LLM class F420-dependent oxidoreductase encodes MSDTASLLKESVGRYGIWSHGLRDEDPSRRAEIGEAAAELEELGYGAVWLGGSSAARHAVPLLETTSALTVGTSIQSIWQYEAGASAAAFAEVEAAHPGRFVLGLGISHAKLHDQYRRPYSALVAYLDALDEAGVPAHRRVLAALGPKTLGLAGTRAAGAIPYLVTPEHTARAREILGETALLAPEFKVVLETDAAKARAAARDTLALYLALPNYTTTWLRLGFTEDDFADGGSDRLVDTFFAWGDDARIRSRIDAFHKAGADHVALQVIDSGSREGLPREAWRRLAALLEA; translated from the coding sequence ATGAGCGACACCGCAAGCCTTCTCAAGGAGTCCGTCGGCCGGTACGGCATCTGGAGCCACGGCCTGCGCGACGAGGATCCGTCCCGCCGGGCCGAGATCGGCGAGGCGGCGGCCGAGCTGGAAGAGCTCGGCTACGGCGCCGTCTGGCTGGGCGGCAGCAGTGCCGCCCGGCACGCCGTCCCCCTGCTGGAGACGACCTCGGCGCTTACCGTCGGCACCAGCATCCAGAGCATCTGGCAGTACGAGGCCGGCGCGAGCGCCGCGGCCTTCGCCGAGGTCGAGGCGGCCCACCCCGGCCGCTTCGTCCTGGGCCTCGGGATCAGCCACGCCAAGCTGCACGACCAGTACCGCCGCCCGTACTCGGCCCTGGTGGCCTACCTCGACGCCCTGGACGAGGCCGGGGTGCCCGCGCACCGCCGGGTGCTGGCCGCCCTCGGCCCGAAGACCCTCGGCCTCGCCGGCACCCGCGCGGCCGGCGCGATCCCGTACCTGGTCACCCCCGAGCACACGGCCCGGGCCCGCGAGATCCTCGGCGAAACCGCGCTGCTGGCCCCGGAGTTCAAGGTCGTCCTGGAGACCGACGCGGCGAAGGCCCGCGCCGCCGCCCGCGACACCCTCGCCCTCTACCTCGCCCTCCCCAACTACACCACCACCTGGCTGCGCCTCGGCTTCACCGAGGACGACTTCGCGGACGGCGGCAGCGACCGCCTGGTCGACACCTTCTTCGCCTGGGGCGACGACGCGAGGATCCGCTCCCGCATCGACGCCTTCCACAAGGCGGGCGCCGACCACGTGGCCCTCCAGGTCATCGACTCCGGCTCCCGCGAGGGCCTCCCCCGGGAGGCATGGAGGAGGCTCGCTGCCCTTTTGGAGGCGTAG
- a CDS encoding heme-degrading domain-containing protein: MTRTAPESTPSVEELEAQERRLVFRQFSHDDAWALGSLLVELARDRQAPVAIDIHRAGQQLFHAALPGSTPDNDAWIARKRRVVERYGASSYLVGARFRAKGSTFEDSSRLDPGTYAAHGGSFPIRVENVGVIGAVTVSGLPQLQDHRFVVAALEQFLGS; this comes from the coding sequence ATGACCCGGACCGCCCCTGAGTCAACCCCGTCCGTCGAGGAACTGGAGGCCCAGGAACGGCGCCTGGTCTTCCGGCAGTTCAGCCACGACGACGCCTGGGCCCTCGGCTCGCTCCTGGTCGAGCTGGCCCGGGACCGGCAGGCCCCGGTCGCGATCGACATCCACCGCGCCGGCCAGCAGCTCTTCCACGCGGCCCTGCCGGGCTCCACCCCGGACAACGACGCCTGGATCGCCCGCAAGCGCCGGGTGGTGGAGCGCTACGGCGCCTCCTCCTACCTGGTCGGCGCCCGCTTCCGCGCCAAGGGCAGCACGTTCGAGGACTCCTCCCGCCTGGACCCCGGCACCTACGCGGCGCACGGCGGCTCGTTCCCGATCCGTGTCGAGAACGTGGGCGTGATCGGCGCGGTGACCGTCTCCGGCCTGCCCCAGCTGCAGGACCACCGCTTCGTCGTGGCGGCGCTGGAGCAGTTCCTGGGCAGCTGA
- a CDS encoding Gfo/Idh/MocA family oxidoreductase: MTASPRRVGLIGYGLAGSVFHAPLIAAAEGLALDTVVTSDPARQRQARAEFPDVTPVATPEELFERADRLDLVVIASPNKTHVPLATAALKSGLPVVVDKPVAGTAAEARDLAALAEERGLLLSVFQNRRWDNDFLTLRRLISQGDLGDVWRFESRFERWRPQPKGGWRESGDPAEIGGLLYDLGSHVVDQALVLFGPVTEVYAESVVRRPGAETDDDTFIALTHANGVRSHLHVSATAAQLGPRFRVLGSRAGYVKYGLDPQEAALREGDRPGTTADWGTEDASLWGRIGSGESPVTGGGTAVPTLPGDYPAYYAAVVRALAGAGPNPVTALEAAAALDVLEAARRSARDKVTVTLR, from the coding sequence ATGACTGCTTCCCCCCGCCGCGTCGGTCTGATCGGCTACGGCCTCGCCGGCTCCGTCTTCCATGCCCCGCTGATCGCCGCCGCCGAGGGCCTCGCCCTGGACACCGTGGTCACCTCCGACCCGGCGCGGCAGCGGCAGGCCCGCGCCGAGTTCCCGGACGTGACGCCCGTCGCCACCCCGGAGGAGCTGTTCGAGCGCGCGGACCGGCTGGACCTGGTCGTCATCGCCTCGCCGAACAAGACGCACGTCCCGCTCGCCACCGCCGCCCTCAAGTCGGGCCTGCCGGTCGTCGTCGACAAGCCGGTCGCCGGCACCGCGGCGGAGGCCCGTGACCTCGCCGCCCTCGCCGAGGAGCGCGGCCTGCTCCTGTCCGTCTTCCAGAACCGCCGCTGGGACAACGACTTCCTGACCCTCCGCCGGCTGATCTCCCAGGGGGATCTCGGTGACGTCTGGCGCTTCGAGTCCCGCTTCGAGCGCTGGCGCCCGCAGCCCAAGGGCGGCTGGCGCGAGTCCGGCGACCCGGCAGAGATCGGAGGTCTGCTCTACGACCTCGGCAGTCATGTCGTGGACCAGGCCCTGGTCCTCTTCGGCCCGGTCACCGAGGTCTACGCGGAGTCGGTCGTCCGCCGCCCCGGCGCCGAGACCGACGACGACACCTTCATCGCGCTCACGCACGCGAACGGCGTCCGCTCCCATCTCCACGTCTCCGCGACGGCCGCCCAGCTCGGCCCCCGCTTCCGGGTCCTCGGCTCGCGCGCGGGCTACGTCAAGTACGGCCTGGACCCGCAGGAGGCGGCCCTGCGCGAGGGCGACCGCCCCGGCACCACCGCCGACTGGGGCACGGAGGACGCGTCCCTGTGGGGTCGTATCGGCTCTGGGGAGTCCCCGGTGACCGGCGGCGGGACCGCCGTACCGACCCTGCCCGGCGACTACCCCGCCTACTACGCGGCCGTCGTCCGCGCCCTGGCCGGCGCCGGCCCCAACCCGGTGACCGCGCTGGAGGCGGCCGCCGCCCTCGACGTACTGGAAGCGGCTCGCCGGTCCGCCCGCGACAAGGTGACGGTGACCCTCCGATGA
- a CDS encoding ROK family transcriptional regulator: protein MQGQAGGGPGGPAGANLGVVRSHNAALVLGLLRDAGADGISRLELAERTGLTPQAVSKITARLREEGYAAEAGRRASTGGKPRTVLRLVPEAGHAVGVHLDRDELRAVLVDLDGTVVGERRAELDLGAGAEAVLGVVAGAVEGLVADGLGLGDEGLAGVGTLLGVGVALPGPLDHARGVLHRVTGFPEWDGFPLRDALGERLGVPVVVDKDTNAAALGLAVGGEAASGSFAYLHLGTGLGAGLVIGGRVHRGARTGAGEFGHQVIQLDGPPCECGNRGCVEALCLAAVGRGEPREAARVLGVGAANLVGLLDIDVVLLGGRTVARTPEVFVRGVGDVLGARARREGVLGGEVPVRVAGGGERVVAEGAAQLLLGAVFGRGDT from the coding sequence GTGCAGGGACAGGCGGGCGGTGGGCCCGGCGGGCCGGCGGGGGCCAATCTCGGTGTCGTGCGCAGCCACAACGCCGCGCTGGTGCTGGGGCTGCTGCGGGACGCCGGGGCGGACGGCATCAGCCGGCTGGAACTGGCCGAGCGGACCGGGCTGACCCCGCAGGCCGTCAGCAAGATCACCGCACGGCTGCGGGAGGAGGGGTACGCGGCGGAGGCCGGGCGGCGCGCGTCGACCGGGGGCAAGCCGCGGACCGTACTGCGGCTGGTCCCGGAGGCGGGGCATGCGGTGGGGGTGCATCTGGACCGGGACGAGCTGCGGGCGGTGCTGGTCGATCTGGACGGGACCGTGGTGGGGGAGCGGCGGGCGGAGCTGGATCTCGGGGCCGGGGCGGAGGCGGTCCTCGGGGTGGTCGCCGGGGCCGTGGAGGGGCTGGTGGCGGACGGCCTCGGCCTCGGGGACGAGGGGCTCGCCGGGGTCGGGACGCTGCTCGGGGTGGGCGTGGCGCTTCCGGGACCGCTCGATCACGCTCGCGGGGTGTTGCACCGGGTGACCGGGTTTCCCGAATGGGACGGGTTTCCGCTGCGGGACGCGCTCGGGGAGCGGCTGGGGGTGCCGGTCGTGGTGGACAAGGACACCAACGCGGCGGCGCTCGGGCTGGCCGTCGGGGGTGAGGCGGCATCCGGGTCCTTCGCGTATCTGCATCTCGGTACGGGGCTCGGTGCCGGTCTGGTGATCGGCGGGCGCGTGCATCGGGGGGCCCGGACCGGGGCGGGGGAGTTCGGGCACCAGGTGATCCAGCTGGACGGGCCGCCCTGCGAGTGCGGGAACCGGGGGTGCGTGGAGGCGCTGTGCCTGGCCGCGGTGGGGCGCGGGGAGCCCCGGGAGGCGGCGCGGGTGCTGGGGGTGGGAGCGGCGAATCTGGTGGGGCTGCTGGACATCGATGTGGTGCTGCTCGGGGGGCGGACGGTCGCGCGGACGCCGGAGGTGTTCGTGCGGGGGGTCGGTGACGTGCTCGGTGCCCGGGCCCGGCGCGAGGGCGTGCTCGGCGGCGAGGTGCCGGTCCGGGTGGCGGGCGGCGGGGAGCGGGTCGTGGCGGAGGGGGCGGCACAGTTGTTGCTGGGGGCGGTGTTCGGACGGGGCGATACGTGA